In Streptomyces sp. NBC_00483, a single window of DNA contains:
- a CDS encoding ABC transporter ATP-binding protein — protein MSTAIEANGLVKRYGRRAAAALDDCSFRLPEGRISALVGPNGAGKSTLLTIAAGLSRPTSGSISVLGAAPGTHRAKVSHLSQGKPLYPQLSVADTLQMGAALNPERWDAAYASKIVEQGELDPKAKIRSLSGGQRTRVAIALALGKRPDLMLLDEPMADLDPLARHEMMGTLMADAAEHGTTVLMSSHIVTELADACDHLLLLGGGRIRLGGGIDDLIGAHSLVTGRGDLAPHTVVESRASGRGVTALIRRDGSIGEGWQVQEPSLEELLLAHLRSPDAPPLITPGTTAAQRRTEVSA, from the coding sequence ATGAGCACGGCCATCGAGGCGAACGGCCTCGTCAAGCGCTACGGAAGGCGCGCTGCGGCGGCCCTGGACGACTGCTCGTTCCGGCTGCCCGAGGGCCGGATCAGCGCGCTCGTCGGGCCCAACGGAGCGGGCAAGTCGACGCTGCTGACCATCGCGGCCGGCCTGTCGCGTCCCACCTCGGGAAGCATCTCGGTGCTCGGCGCCGCCCCCGGCACGCACCGCGCGAAGGTCTCCCACCTCTCCCAGGGCAAGCCCCTGTACCCCCAGCTGTCCGTCGCGGACACCCTGCAGATGGGCGCCGCGCTCAACCCGGAGCGCTGGGACGCCGCGTACGCGTCGAAGATCGTCGAGCAGGGCGAGCTCGACCCGAAGGCGAAGATCCGCTCGCTCTCCGGCGGCCAGCGCACCCGCGTCGCGATCGCCCTCGCCCTCGGCAAGCGCCCCGACCTGATGCTGCTCGACGAGCCGATGGCCGACCTCGACCCGCTGGCGCGGCACGAGATGATGGGCACGCTGATGGCGGACGCGGCCGAGCACGGCACGACCGTCCTGATGTCCTCGCACATCGTGACCGAGCTGGCCGACGCCTGCGACCACCTGCTGCTGCTCGGCGGCGGCCGGATCCGGCTCGGCGGCGGCATCGACGATCTGATCGGCGCGCACAGCCTGGTCACGGGCCGCGGCGACCTCGCCCCGCACACGGTGGTCGAGTCCCGCGCCTCCGGCCGCGGCGTCACCGCCCTGATCCGCAGGGACGGGTCGATCGGCGAGGGCTGGCAGGTCCAGGAGCCCTCCCTGGAGGAGCTGCTCCTGGCCCACCTCCGCTCGCCCGACGCCCCGCCCCTGATCACGCCGGGCACCACGGCGGCCCAGCGCCGGACGGAGGTGTCCGCATGA
- a CDS encoding CHAD domain-containing protein, producing MAQRHLESSERLNGNDVDVLGCYLRSQATEFLRSLRQHRESGAAGDTADAAGALRRAARRISGTLHTFRPLLDTDWSDALRPELAWLSGTLAREHAYASRLDRLTSALHTLTSPPNPAPQSPAGLGAAAPALGNLPPGAAGWARRPPAPRADSTAPTPAPHTETPPPARDTLTLGAAKASALLDRQLTLARTRAHSTALQALGSARFHAVADNVAVLASDVPLTTADTGLEKLAAEADSRLAEAAATLHHTSHPYSPDADAAWHHVRLLLRLHRYAREVVSSTPVDVRLLDAAEALNAHRDAAEAAAAAAHAARTPRIAPTTAYALGVLHADQRHEVAAARLAFGQAWQRQTVGTP from the coding sequence GTGGCACAGCGACACCTTGAGTCCAGCGAGCGGCTGAACGGGAACGATGTCGATGTCCTGGGGTGCTATCTCCGCTCCCAGGCCACCGAGTTCCTGCGCTCGCTGCGGCAGCACCGGGAGAGTGGTGCGGCGGGCGACACCGCGGATGCGGCCGGCGCACTGCGGCGTGCCGCGCGGCGCATCAGCGGGACGCTGCACACCTTCCGGCCGCTCCTCGACACGGACTGGTCGGACGCGCTCCGTCCCGAACTGGCGTGGTTGTCCGGCACGTTGGCCCGCGAACACGCGTACGCCTCCCGCCTGGACCGCCTGACCTCGGCCCTCCACACCTTGACGTCACCTCCGAACCCCGCGCCTCAATCGCCGGCGGGGCTTGGGGCTGCCGCACCCGCCTTGGGCAATCTGCCGCCTGGGGCGGCAGGGTGGGCAAGGCGGCCCCCGGCGCCGCGCGCCGATTCAACGGCCCCCACCCCGGCGCCGCACACCGAAACCCCGCCCCCCGCAAGGGACACCCTCACCCTCGGCGCCGCCAAGGCATCCGCCCTGCTGGACCGCCAGCTCACCCTGGCCAGAACCCGCGCCCACAGCACCGCCCTCCAGGCCCTCGGCTCCGCCCGCTTCCACGCGGTCGCGGACAACGTCGCCGTACTCGCCAGCGACGTCCCCCTCACCACCGCCGACACCGGCCTTGAGAAACTCGCCGCGGAGGCCGACTCCCGCCTCGCCGAAGCGGCCGCCACCCTGCACCACACCAGCCACCCCTACAGCCCGGACGCCGACGCCGCCTGGCACCACGTACGCCTCCTGCTGCGCCTGCACCGCTACGCGCGCGAGGTCGTCTCCAGCACCCCCGTCGACGTCCGCCTCCTCGACGCGGCCGAGGCCCTGAACGCCCACCGGGACGCCGCGGAGGCCGCCGCCGCCGCGGCCCACGCCGCCCGCACCCCCCGCATCGCCCCCACGACCGCGTACGCCCTCGGCGTGCTCCACGCCGACCAGCGCCACGAGGTCGCGGCCGCCAGACTCGCGTTCGGACAGGCATGGCAACGACAGACGGTGGGCACCCCATGA
- a CDS encoding NUDIX hydrolase: MTVHQDDSQTTLAAGCVLWRRTPTHHSGQGVEICLVHRPKYDDWSHPKGKLKRGEDALAGALREVREETGHDCTPGAALPTVRYLANDRPKQVGYWAAEATTGTFTPNREVDRITWLTPPEARARLTQPRDRILVDALLDALGTLHATG, from the coding sequence ATGACCGTGCATCAGGACGACTCCCAAACGACCCTCGCGGCAGGCTGCGTCCTGTGGCGCCGCACACCAACGCACCACAGCGGCCAGGGAGTTGAGATCTGCCTGGTCCATCGGCCCAAATATGACGACTGGTCGCACCCGAAAGGGAAGCTGAAACGCGGCGAGGACGCGCTCGCCGGCGCCCTGCGCGAGGTGCGCGAGGAAACCGGCCACGACTGCACACCCGGCGCCGCGCTCCCCACGGTCCGCTACCTCGCGAACGACCGCCCCAAGCAGGTCGGCTACTGGGCCGCGGAAGCGACCACCGGCACATTCACGCCGAACCGCGAAGTCGACCGCATCACCTGGCTCACACCCCCCGAGGCCCGCGCCCGCCTCACCCAGCCCAGGGACCGCATCCTCGTCGACGCCCTGCTCGACGCCCTCGGCACCCTCCACGCCACCGGATGA
- a CDS encoding LmeA family phospholipid-binding protein, giving the protein MRTPHRMADAPIADDYIYDERAADEHAAFDDWFDGGAEDSVPPDHRRAGRRRRRSRLAGLSFALKGLIAILVLCGFLALADRWAVLYAENKAAQQIKKQMKLTAAPEVEISGFPFLTQLADRRIHELKVTVPDVAADRVTLAKVSATAHNVRIKGSGPTDISGAYADTIHGEVLLSFADLNRELGSSQVTFSGHGKNKVLARGTLPVAGHDVKVRADANIQRLGASGISTDIDNMSLAIGDLATYRPGTRSSEGLHLTRSSVDKLTKQVDKARQLLAVPAVVKRLGVPDSAVQQALNSDAKLRELTGTPRFVKQLMGTNLIDIALAHPALLKKFGLDPALLDGLTRLTRPELADRLSLAFRLPKLPGDDGYVRLQDVTVEKEGIRVDLSGGGLSVGK; this is encoded by the coding sequence ATGCGCACCCCCCACCGCATGGCCGACGCCCCCATAGCCGACGACTACATATACGACGAGCGCGCAGCGGACGAGCACGCAGCGTTCGACGACTGGTTTGATGGCGGGGCGGAGGATTCGGTTCCACCCGACCACAGGCGAGCAGGACGACGCAGGCGCCGCAGCCGCCTCGCCGGGCTCTCCTTCGCGCTCAAGGGCCTGATCGCGATCCTCGTCCTGTGCGGATTCCTCGCCCTGGCCGACCGCTGGGCGGTGCTCTACGCCGAGAACAAGGCGGCGCAACAGATCAAGAAACAAATGAAGTTGACGGCCGCGCCCGAGGTGGAGATCAGTGGCTTCCCGTTCCTCACCCAGCTCGCCGACCGCCGCATCCACGAGCTGAAGGTGACCGTCCCCGACGTCGCCGCCGACCGCGTCACCCTCGCCAAGGTCTCCGCGACCGCGCACAACGTACGCATCAAGGGCTCGGGCCCCACCGACATCAGCGGCGCCTACGCCGACACGATCCACGGCGAGGTGCTGCTCAGCTTCGCCGACCTGAACAGGGAACTGGGCTCGTCCCAGGTCACGTTCAGTGGGCACGGGAAGAACAAGGTGCTCGCGCGCGGCACCCTGCCCGTCGCCGGGCACGACGTGAAGGTGCGGGCGGACGCGAACATCCAGCGGCTCGGCGCGTCCGGGATCTCCACGGACATCGACAACATGAGCCTGGCCATCGGCGACCTCGCCACCTACCGCCCCGGCACCCGCTCCTCCGAGGGCCTGCACCTCACGCGCTCCTCCGTGGACAAGCTCACCAAGCAGGTGGACAAGGCGCGGCAGCTGCTCGCCGTCCCCGCGGTGGTCAAGCGTCTCGGAGTGCCGGACAGCGCGGTGCAGCAGGCGCTGAACAGCGACGCGAAGCTGCGTGAGCTGACAGGGACGCCGCGCTTCGTGAAGCAGCTGATGGGTACGAACCTGATCGACATCGCGCTCGCCCACCCCGCGCTCCTGAAGAAGTTCGGCCTCGACCCGGCGCTGCTCGACGGCCTCACCCGCCTCACCCGGCCCGAACTCGCCGACCGCCTCTCCCTCGCCTTCCGGCTGCCGAAGCTGCCGGGCGACGACGGATATGTGCGGTTGCAGGACGTGACCGTGGAGAAGGAAGGGATCCGGGTGGACCTGTCGGGCGGCGGGCTCTCCGTCGGCAAGTGA
- a CDS encoding ABC transporter permease codes for MSAATIPLGLPRTVLRLHRIAAWLWIAFVVVTGALLLWLWGPATAGLDITGHCDPAVANGCTAKGATADSYHYVLTFTDMLITLVPVAASVFAGGLLIGRELSRGTAQLAWTQSISPARWLATKLYVPATSLILGTTVLVLLRRLVASAAPGLADNRWHDATAVYDALGPTAVAMPLLGLAIGAAVAFLARRTLPAATYSLIATAAVVGVLDAIRDRLWPSVTVTGDLREGYPYFAGSMTTEGALTGSGARVADPMCVDDRGCLASHNITGFYREGHPPSHFWPLQLVETGLILTLTAAATATAFYLLRRRAR; via the coding sequence ATGAGCGCCGCCACGATCCCCCTGGGCCTGCCCCGGACGGTCCTTCGGCTGCACCGCATAGCCGCCTGGCTGTGGATCGCCTTCGTCGTCGTGACGGGCGCGCTGCTGCTGTGGCTGTGGGGCCCCGCCACGGCCGGGCTCGACATCACGGGACACTGCGACCCGGCGGTGGCGAACGGCTGCACGGCGAAGGGCGCCACCGCGGACTCGTACCACTACGTCCTCACCTTCACCGACATGCTGATCACGCTGGTGCCGGTGGCGGCCTCGGTGTTCGCGGGCGGCCTGCTCATCGGGCGCGAACTGAGCAGGGGCACGGCCCAGTTGGCGTGGACCCAGTCCATCTCCCCCGCCCGCTGGCTGGCGACGAAGCTGTACGTGCCCGCGACCTCCCTGATCCTCGGCACGACCGTCCTGGTCCTCCTCCGCCGACTCGTCGCCTCGGCGGCCCCCGGCCTCGCGGACAACCGCTGGCACGATGCGACGGCGGTCTACGACGCCCTCGGCCCGACGGCCGTGGCGATGCCGCTGCTCGGCCTGGCCATCGGCGCGGCCGTGGCGTTCCTGGCGCGGCGGACGCTGCCCGCGGCGACCTACTCCCTGATCGCCACGGCTGCGGTGGTGGGCGTGCTCGACGCGATCCGCGACCGGCTGTGGCCCTCGGTCACGGTGACCGGAGACCTGCGCGAGGGCTACCCCTACTTCGCGGGCTCCATGACCACCGAGGGCGCGCTGACCGGCTCCGGCGCGCGCGTCGCCGACCCCATGTGCGTCGACGACCGCGGCTGCCTCGCCTCGCACAACATCACGGGCTTCTACCGCGAGGGCCACCCGCCGTCCCACTTCTGGCCCCTCCAACTCGTCGAAACGGGCCTGATCCTCACCCTCACCGCCGCCGCCACGGCCACGGCCTTCTACCTCTTGCGCCGCCGGGCGAGGTAG
- a CDS encoding RNA degradosome polyphosphate kinase, with product MQPPAPEPAEPARRGGLTLAPAYSDAVGAPRTASTRKNGAMSQPNAAQDQTTDAAPAPSATQPQPSVGSLAAHRPHPVAGGEYDLAAAKLAGIVADIDADPDDYEEDYANQEGAELPQGRFLDRERSWLAFNERVLELAEDPSTPLLERANFLAIFASNLDEFFMVRVAGLKRRIATGVATRSASGLQPREVLELIWNRSRELMARHAACYQDEVAPALADEGIHVVRWNELTDKEQARLYTLFMQQIFPVLTPLAVDPAHPFPYISGLSLNLAVVVSNPVSGHRHFARVKVPPLLSRFLEASPQRYVPIEDVIAAPRHLGELFPGMKVEEHHMFRLTRNEDLEVEEDDTENLLQALEKELMRRRFGPPVRLEVEETIDSDILSLLVKELKMSEAEVYPLPGPLDLTGLFSISRIDRPELKYPKFVAGTHRDLAEVESSSAPDIFAALRSHDVLLHHPYDSFSTSVQAFLEQAAADPDVLAIKQTLYRTSGDSPIVDALIEAAETGKQVLVLVEIKARFDEQANIKWARKLEESGCHVVYGLVGLKTHCKLSLVVRQEGDQLVRYSHVGTGNYHPKTARLYEDLGLLTANQEVGADLSDLFNRLSGYSRRETYRRLLVAPKSLRTGLITRIEKEVQHHRAGRPAHVRIKVNSMVDEAVIDALYRASQAGVPVDIWVRGICAVRPGVAGLSENIRVRSVLGRFLEHSRVFAFGNAGEPEVWIGSADMMHRNLDRRIEALVRVEDPAHRAALSRLLETGMSDGTASWHLGPDGNWTRHATDSQDPAGQPLRNVQEMLIDARRRRRGTATP from the coding sequence ATGCAGCCCCCCGCCCCCGAACCCGCCGAACCCGCCCGCCGAGGCGGTCTTACGCTCGCGCCCGCGTACTCCGACGCCGTCGGCGCGCCCCGGACGGCGTCCACGCGGAAGAATGGGGCCATGAGCCAGCCGAACGCCGCACAGGACCAGACGACCGACGCTGCTCCGGCCCCCTCGGCCACGCAGCCCCAGCCGTCCGTGGGGTCGCTCGCCGCGCACCGGCCACATCCCGTGGCCGGCGGCGAGTACGACCTGGCCGCAGCCAAGCTCGCCGGCATCGTCGCCGACATCGACGCGGACCCGGACGACTACGAAGAGGACTACGCGAACCAGGAGGGCGCAGAGCTCCCGCAGGGCCGCTTCCTGGACCGCGAGCGCAGCTGGCTCGCGTTCAACGAGCGGGTCCTGGAACTCGCCGAGGACCCGAGCACCCCCCTCCTGGAACGCGCGAACTTCCTGGCGATCTTCGCCTCGAACCTGGACGAGTTCTTCATGGTCCGGGTGGCGGGCCTGAAGCGCCGCATCGCGACCGGCGTCGCCACCCGTTCGGCCTCGGGCCTGCAGCCCCGCGAGGTCCTCGAACTGATCTGGAACCGCTCCCGCGAGCTCATGGCCCGGCACGCCGCCTGCTACCAGGACGAGGTCGCCCCGGCCCTCGCCGACGAGGGCATCCACGTCGTGCGCTGGAACGAGCTCACGGACAAGGAGCAGGCCCGGCTCTACACGCTGTTCATGCAGCAGATCTTCCCGGTGCTCACCCCGCTGGCCGTCGACCCCGCGCACCCCTTCCCGTACATATCGGGGCTCTCCCTCAACCTCGCCGTCGTCGTCTCGAACCCCGTATCCGGCCACCGCCACTTCGCCCGGGTAAAGGTTCCGCCGCTGCTCTCCCGCTTTCTCGAGGCCTCGCCCCAGCGCTACGTCCCCATCGAGGACGTCATCGCCGCGCCCCGGCACCTGGGCGAGCTGTTCCCCGGCATGAAGGTCGAGGAGCACCACATGTTCCGGCTGACCCGGAACGAGGACCTCGAAGTGGAGGAGGACGACACCGAGAACCTTCTCCAGGCCCTGGAGAAGGAGCTGATGCGGCGCCGCTTCGGGCCCCCGGTGCGCCTCGAGGTCGAGGAGACCATCGACTCGGACATACTCAGCCTCCTCGTGAAGGAGCTGAAGATGAGCGAGGCCGAGGTCTACCCGCTGCCGGGCCCCCTGGACCTCACCGGCCTCTTCTCCATCTCGCGCATCGACCGCCCCGAGCTGAAGTACCCCAAGTTCGTGGCGGGCACCCACCGCGACCTCGCCGAGGTGGAATCGTCCTCGGCCCCCGACATCTTCGCCGCGCTGCGCAGCCACGACGTGCTGCTCCACCACCCGTACGACTCGTTCTCCACCTCCGTACAGGCCTTCCTCGAGCAGGCCGCCGCGGACCCGGACGTGCTCGCCATCAAGCAGACGCTGTACCGGACCTCGGGCGACTCACCGATCGTGGACGCGCTGATAGAGGCCGCCGAGACCGGCAAGCAGGTGCTCGTCCTGGTCGAGATCAAGGCCCGCTTCGACGAGCAGGCCAACATCAAGTGGGCCCGCAAGCTGGAGGAGTCCGGCTGCCATGTCGTCTACGGCCTCGTCGGCCTGAAGACGCACTGCAAGCTGTCGCTCGTCGTACGTCAGGAGGGCGACCAGCTCGTCAGGTACAGCCACGTCGGGACGGGCAACTACCACCCCAAGACGGCCCGACTGTACGAGGACCTGGGCCTGTTGACGGCCAATCAGGAAGTCGGGGCCGACCTCTCCGACCTCTTCAACCGGCTGTCCGGCTACTCGCGCCGCGAGACCTACCGCCGCCTCCTCGTCGCCCCCAAGTCCCTTCGTACGGGCCTGATCACGCGGATCGAGAAGGAGGTCCAGCACCACCGTGCGGGCCGCCCCGCCCACGTCCGCATCAAGGTCAACTCGATGGTCGACGAGGCCGTCATCGACGCGCTGTACCGGGCCTCGCAGGCCGGCGTTCCCGTCGACATCTGGGTGCGCGGCATCTGCGCCGTCCGCCCCGGCGTCGCGGGCCTGTCCGAGAACATCCGGGTCCGCTCGGTCCTCGGCCGCTTCCTGGAGCACTCCCGCGTCTTCGCCTTCGGCAACGCCGGCGAACCGGAGGTCTGGATCGGCAGCGCCGACATGATGCACCGCAACCTCGACCGCCGCATCGAGGCCCTGGTCCGCGTGGAGGACCCGGCCCATCGCGCGGCGCTCAGCCGACTGCTCGAAACGGGGATGTCCGACGGCACCGCCTCCTGGCACCTGGGCCCGGACGGCAACTGGACCCGGCACGCGACCGATTCACAGGATCCGGCCGGCCAACCCCTGCGCAACGTACAGGAGATGCTCATAGACGCCCGGAGGCGCCGGCGTGGCACAGCGACACCTTGA
- a CDS encoding GntR family transcriptional regulator, whose product MAQEPVIEFRIDRHTGVATYLQIVHQTEHALRLGLLEPGDKLPTAREVVEATAINPNTVLKAYRELERSGLVEARRGLGTFVRATLGSGSGDSPLRAELEDWTGRAKEAGLDREDVEALFGSALEAHFGTMTKGTS is encoded by the coding sequence GTGGCTCAGGAACCGGTCATCGAATTCCGCATCGACCGCCACACCGGCGTCGCCACCTACCTCCAGATCGTCCACCAGACCGAGCACGCACTGCGGCTCGGACTGCTCGAGCCCGGGGACAAGCTGCCCACGGCCCGCGAGGTCGTCGAGGCGACAGCGATCAATCCGAACACCGTGCTGAAGGCATACCGCGAGCTGGAGCGCTCCGGACTCGTCGAGGCCCGGCGCGGGCTCGGCACGTTCGTCCGCGCAACGCTCGGCTCCGGCTCCGGCGACTCACCACTGAGGGCGGAGCTCGAGGACTGGACGGGCAGGGCGAAGGAGGCGGGCCTCGACCGCGAGGACGTCGAGGCCCTGTTCGGCAGCGCCCTGGAGGCGCATTTCGGCACCATGACCAAGGGGACTTCATGA
- the mshD gene encoding mycothiol synthase has protein sequence MTTDPAPTSDPTASGRRIDTLTTLSAEQSAKVLDLLTEAARTDGQQAVSEQGRLQLRGGEREGVRHLLLSIGDELAGYAQLEATDPIEAPAAELVVHPAHRGHGHGRALGAALLAASGKRLRVWAHGGHSAARHLAQVLGLTLFRELRQMRRPLTNLELPEPVLPAGVRIRTFVPGQDDEAWLAVNAAAFAHHPEQGSLTQRDLDDRKAESWFDPAGFFLAFRGDELVGFHWTKVHAQERLGEVYVVGVAPAGQGGGLGKALTATGLRHLAAAGLPTAMLYVDADNKAAVSVYERLGFTTYETDLMYRTES, from the coding sequence ATGACCACGGACCCCGCCCCCACCAGTGATCCGACCGCTTCGGGCCGCCGGATCGACACCCTGACCACCCTGTCCGCCGAGCAGTCCGCCAAGGTGCTCGACCTGCTCACCGAGGCCGCCCGCACGGACGGCCAGCAGGCCGTGTCCGAGCAGGGCCGGCTGCAACTGCGGGGAGGGGAGCGGGAGGGCGTACGGCATCTGCTGCTCAGCATCGGCGACGAGCTGGCCGGCTACGCGCAGCTGGAGGCCACCGACCCCATCGAGGCCCCGGCCGCCGAGCTGGTCGTGCACCCGGCGCACCGGGGGCACGGACACGGGCGGGCGCTCGGCGCCGCGCTGCTCGCCGCTTCCGGGAAGCGGCTGCGGGTGTGGGCGCACGGCGGGCACAGCGCGGCGCGGCATCTCGCGCAGGTGCTCGGCCTCACGCTGTTCCGCGAACTGCGGCAGATGCGGCGGCCGTTGACGAACCTCGAACTCCCGGAGCCGGTCCTGCCGGCCGGGGTGCGGATCCGTACGTTCGTGCCCGGTCAGGACGACGAGGCGTGGCTCGCGGTGAACGCGGCGGCGTTCGCCCACCACCCCGAGCAGGGCTCCCTCACCCAGCGCGACCTGGACGACCGCAAGGCGGAGTCCTGGTTCGACCCGGCGGGCTTCTTCCTGGCCTTCCGCGGCGACGAGCTGGTCGGTTTCCACTGGACGAAGGTGCACGCGCAGGAGCGGCTCGGCGAGGTGTACGTCGTCGGGGTGGCGCCCGCGGGCCAGGGCGGCGGCCTCGGCAAGGCGCTGACGGCGACGGGCCTGCGCCACCTGGCGGCGGCCGGTCTCCCGACCGCGATGCTCTACGTCGACGCCGACAACAAGGCGGCGGTGAGCGTGTACGAGCGGCTCGGTTTCACTACCTACGAGACGGACCTGATGTACCGGACCGAGTCCTGA
- a CDS encoding bifunctional metallophosphatase/5'-nucleotidase, giving the protein MYAQTKRPRRRLRAVLAGAATLVTAGALMAALPAGAAPQKGAAGGRYQDVQLLSFNDFHGNLEPPAGSSGQVTEDQADGTTKKIDAGGVEYLASSLRKARQGHPYSVTAAAGDLIGASPLLSGLFHDEPTVEAMNKLDLDVTSVGNHEFDEGSGELARLQKGGCHPKDGCYEDGRTFEGADYPYLAANVTDEKTGKPALAPYWVWKHKGVKVGFIGVTLEGTPDIVSAEGVKGLKFHDEIETVDKYAKILDKQGVKSIVALVHEGGAPASASYNYDCDAGGAGSGISGPIVDIAKGITSKVDALVTGHTHNAYACTIPDPAGKPRMVTSASSFGKLYTDTTLTYDRATKDVVRTSVKSPTSENHVVTRTQAKAADMTALIGQWNKLAAPVANQPVGFISADVPGRGATTPEAPLGDLIADAQLAHAKSLDPKASLALMNPGGIRSDLVFKASGSEGDGVVTYGEGFAVQPFSNTVNLVDLTGEQLVTALKQQVSGANAASPKILQPSAGLAYTLDMTKSGADRVVTDSIRLNGAAIDPAATYRVAMNSFLAGGGDGFAALGAGKNPLVGSDDLKAFNDYLTANSSASNPIAPPKADRITIVK; this is encoded by the coding sequence ATGTACGCACAGACCAAGAGACCCCGGCGCCGCCTGCGTGCGGTGCTCGCGGGTGCTGCCACTCTCGTCACCGCCGGCGCGCTGATGGCCGCGCTGCCCGCCGGGGCGGCGCCGCAGAAGGGCGCGGCGGGTGGGCGGTACCAGGACGTACAGCTGCTGTCCTTCAATGATTTTCACGGGAATCTGGAGCCGCCCGCCGGGTCCTCAGGGCAGGTCACCGAGGACCAGGCCGACGGCACCACCAAGAAGATCGACGCGGGCGGCGTCGAGTATCTGGCGAGCTCCCTGCGCAAGGCCCGCCAGGGCCACCCGTACAGCGTCACGGCCGCCGCGGGCGACCTGATCGGCGCCAGCCCGCTGCTGTCCGGCCTGTTCCACGACGAGCCGACCGTCGAGGCCATGAACAAGCTCGACCTGGACGTGACCTCGGTCGGCAACCATGAATTCGACGAGGGTTCGGGGGAGTTGGCGCGGCTGCAGAAGGGCGGCTGCCATCCGAAGGACGGCTGTTACGAGGACGGCCGCACCTTCGAAGGCGCCGACTACCCCTACCTGGCCGCGAACGTCACCGACGAGAAGACCGGCAAGCCGGCCCTGGCCCCCTACTGGGTGTGGAAGCACAAGGGCGTGAAGGTCGGCTTCATCGGCGTCACGCTCGAAGGCACGCCGGACATCGTGTCGGCCGAGGGCGTCAAGGGCCTGAAGTTCCACGACGAGATCGAGACCGTCGACAAGTACGCGAAGATCCTCGACAAGCAGGGCGTGAAGTCGATCGTCGCGCTGGTCCACGAGGGCGGCGCCCCGGCCTCGGCCTCGTACAACTACGACTGTGACGCGGGCGGCGCGGGCAGCGGCATCTCGGGCCCGATCGTCGACATCGCCAAGGGCATCACGTCGAAGGTCGACGCCCTGGTCACCGGGCACACCCACAACGCGTACGCGTGCACGATCCCGGACCCGGCCGGCAAGCCGCGCATGGTCACGTCCGCGTCCTCCTTCGGGAAGCTCTACACGGACACGACCCTGACGTACGACCGCGCCACCAAGGACGTCGTCCGTACGTCGGTGAAGTCGCCGACCTCCGAGAACCACGTCGTCACGCGGACGCAGGCGAAGGCCGCCGACATGACGGCGCTGATCGGGCAGTGGAACAAGCTGGCCGCGCCGGTCGCGAACCAGCCCGTCGGCTTCATCTCCGCCGATGTTCCCGGCCGGGGCGCCACGACCCCCGAAGCGCCGCTCGGCGATCTCATCGCGGACGCCCAGCTGGCGCACGCCAAGTCCCTCGACCCCAAGGCGTCTCTGGCCCTGATGAATCCGGGCGGTATCCGCTCCGACCTGGTGTTCAAGGCGAGCGGCAGCGAGGGCGACGGCGTGGTGACGTACGGAGAGGGCTTCGCCGTGCAGCCGTTCAGCAACACCGTCAATCTGGTCGACCTGACCGGGGAGCAGCTCGTCACCGCGCTCAAGCAGCAGGTCAGCGGTGCGAACGCGGCCTCACCGAAGATCCTTCAGCCCTCGGCGGGACTCGCGTACACGCTCGACATGACCAAGTCGGGGGCCGACCGGGTCGTCACCGACTCGATCAGGCTGAACGGGGCCGCCATCGACCCGGCCGCCACCTACCGCGTCGCGATGAACTCCTTCCTCGCGGGCGGCGGCGACGGCTTCGCGGCGCTCGGGGCGGGAAAGAATCCGCTGGTCGGAAGCGATGACCTGAAGGCGTTCAACGACTATCTGACCGCCAACTCCTCGGCCTCGAACCCGATCGCGCCGCCGAAGGCGGACCGGATCACGATCGTCAAGTAG